The following proteins are co-located in the Clavibacter capsici genome:
- a CDS encoding HAD family hydrolase, which yields MISNRPAAVLWDMDGTIVDTEPYWMVAEEALVGSFGGTWTHEDGLRLVGNGLPDSARILQEAGVDLPVAEIIDRLSDRVMEQILVEVPWRPGARELLRGIRDAGIPTALVTMSIGRMARQVADAVPFDAFDHVVAGDDVARSKPDPEAYLAAADLLGVDIRDCVAIEDSAPGVASAVASGATVIAVPHHVPLPADDAYVLWDTLAGRALADVESAHADRRAAAPIRDEVRA from the coding sequence GTGATCAGCAACAGACCCGCGGCCGTCCTCTGGGACATGGACGGCACCATCGTGGACACGGAGCCCTACTGGATGGTGGCGGAGGAGGCGCTGGTCGGCTCGTTCGGCGGCACGTGGACCCACGAGGACGGGCTCCGGCTCGTCGGCAACGGCCTGCCGGACTCGGCGCGCATCCTGCAGGAGGCGGGCGTCGACCTGCCCGTCGCGGAGATCATCGACCGGCTCAGCGACCGCGTCATGGAGCAGATCCTCGTCGAGGTGCCGTGGCGCCCGGGCGCCCGGGAGCTCCTCCGCGGGATCCGCGACGCCGGCATCCCCACCGCGCTCGTCACCATGTCCATCGGCCGCATGGCCCGCCAGGTCGCCGACGCCGTCCCGTTCGACGCGTTCGACCACGTCGTGGCCGGGGACGACGTCGCCCGCAGCAAGCCGGACCCCGAGGCCTACCTCGCCGCCGCCGACCTGCTGGGCGTCGACATCCGCGACTGCGTCGCCATCGAGGACTCGGCGCCGGGCGTCGCGTCGGCCGTCGCCTCCGGCGCCACGGTCATCGCGGTCCCGCACCACGTGCCCCTCCCGGCCGACGACGCGTACGTCCTCTGGGACACGCTCGCGGGTCGCGCCCTCGCCGACGTCGAGTCCGCCCACGCCGACCGCCGCGCCGCCGCCCCGATCCGGGACGAGGTGCGCGCATGA
- the mshC gene encoding cysteine--1-D-myo-inosityl 2-amino-2-deoxy-alpha-D-glucopyranoside ligase, translating into MRAWSRPAVPAVAGEPPVPTLFDTSTGSVRPAECTGDGRVGLYVCGITPYDATHIGHASTYLAFDTLQRLWLDRGYDVAYVQNVTDVDDPLLERATATGVDWRDLAAEQVELFRTDMEALRILPPDSYVGVTEVVDEVAAAVAELVRRGTAYPVDTPYAVVPGAQDLYFDVARAGETGPWSLGDESGYDRDTMAVLSAERGGDPERPGKRDPLDPLLWRAERAGEPAWDSVVGRGRPGWHIECAVIALKALDRPVTVQGGGSDLIFPHHEMSAGHASALTGEGFACVYAHTGMVAYQGEKMSKSLGNLVLVSRLRAAGVDPRAIRLALLAQHHRADWEWTDALLEESVARLAAWDAWAAGASDDANGEPGELVHLVRERLADDLDTPGAILLLDLRVATGVPATPVEVAAVDALLGVALGSPAA; encoded by the coding sequence GTGCGCGCCTGGTCACGCCCCGCCGTCCCCGCCGTCGCGGGGGAGCCGCCCGTCCCCACCCTGTTCGACACGAGCACCGGATCCGTCCGCCCCGCCGAGTGCACGGGCGACGGCCGCGTCGGCCTGTACGTCTGCGGCATCACGCCGTACGACGCGACGCACATCGGCCACGCGTCCACCTACCTCGCCTTCGACACGCTGCAGCGCCTGTGGCTCGACCGCGGGTACGACGTCGCCTACGTGCAGAACGTGACCGACGTCGACGACCCGCTGCTCGAGCGCGCGACGGCCACGGGCGTCGACTGGCGCGACCTCGCCGCCGAGCAGGTGGAGCTGTTCCGCACCGACATGGAGGCCCTGCGCATCCTGCCGCCCGACTCCTACGTGGGCGTCACCGAGGTCGTCGACGAGGTCGCGGCCGCGGTCGCGGAGCTCGTCCGACGCGGCACGGCTTACCCGGTCGACACCCCGTACGCGGTCGTGCCCGGCGCGCAGGACCTCTACTTCGACGTCGCCCGCGCGGGCGAGACCGGCCCGTGGTCCCTGGGCGACGAGAGCGGGTACGACCGCGACACCATGGCCGTGCTCTCCGCCGAGCGCGGCGGCGACCCGGAGCGGCCGGGCAAGCGCGACCCGCTGGATCCGCTGCTGTGGCGCGCCGAGCGCGCGGGCGAGCCCGCGTGGGACAGCGTCGTCGGACGCGGTCGGCCCGGCTGGCACATCGAGTGCGCGGTCATCGCGCTGAAGGCGCTCGACCGTCCGGTCACCGTGCAGGGCGGCGGCTCCGACCTGATCTTCCCCCACCACGAGATGTCGGCCGGCCACGCGTCGGCGCTGACGGGCGAGGGCTTCGCCTGCGTCTACGCGCACACGGGCATGGTCGCGTACCAGGGCGAGAAGATGAGCAAGTCGCTCGGCAACCTCGTGCTCGTGTCGCGCCTCCGGGCTGCGGGCGTGGATCCGCGCGCCATCCGCCTCGCGCTCCTCGCGCAGCACCACCGGGCGGACTGGGAGTGGACCGACGCCCTCCTCGAGGAGTCCGTCGCGCGCCTCGCCGCGTGGGACGCCTGGGCGGCGGGGGCATCGGATGACGCCAACGGGGAACCGGGCGAGCTCGTGCACCTCGTCCGCGAGCGCCTCGCCGACGACCTCGACACCCCGGGCGCGATCCTGCTCCTCGACCTCCGCGTCGCCACGGGCGTGCCCGCGACGCCCGTCGAGGTGGCCGCGGTCGACGCGCTCCTCGGCGTCGCGCTCGGGAGCCCGGCGGCCTGA
- a CDS encoding magnesium and cobalt transport protein CorA yields MTVVDSAVYVQGVRTADPESLDETFEVMRARDGLAWIGLYRPDPDEVHRVAAEFGLHPLAVEDALTGHQRSKMERYGDTWFVVLRPARYVDAEERVEFGELHVFVGPDFVVTIRHAESPDLAAVRHRLEADPELLALGPSAIMYAILDQVVDEYGPVAAGLEDDVDEIEDQIFGADPDVSRRIYALMREVTGFQRATAPLGAMLDDLRQRAEEREVDLELRRGFRDVHDHVIRVAERADAFRTLLQNALTVHTTLVGQRQNDEMKRLTETSLAQNDQVKRISSWAAILFAPTLVGTVYGMNFVNMPELKWTYGYPLAIGLMVVMGGILYAAFRKRGWI; encoded by the coding sequence ATGACCGTCGTCGACAGCGCCGTGTACGTCCAGGGGGTCCGCACCGCGGATCCCGAGAGCCTCGACGAGACGTTCGAGGTCATGCGGGCGCGCGACGGGCTCGCCTGGATCGGCCTGTACCGGCCCGACCCGGACGAGGTCCACCGCGTCGCCGCGGAGTTCGGCCTGCACCCGCTCGCGGTCGAGGACGCGCTCACCGGCCACCAGCGCTCGAAGATGGAGCGCTACGGCGACACCTGGTTCGTGGTGCTGCGGCCCGCCCGGTACGTGGACGCCGAGGAGCGCGTCGAGTTCGGGGAGCTGCACGTCTTCGTCGGGCCCGACTTCGTGGTCACCATCCGGCACGCGGAGTCCCCCGACCTCGCCGCCGTCCGCCACCGGCTGGAGGCCGACCCGGAGCTCCTCGCGCTGGGTCCCAGCGCGATCATGTACGCGATCCTCGACCAGGTCGTCGACGAGTACGGTCCCGTCGCGGCGGGCCTCGAGGACGACGTGGACGAGATCGAGGACCAGATCTTCGGCGCCGACCCCGACGTCTCCCGCCGCATCTACGCGCTGATGCGCGAGGTCACCGGGTTCCAGCGGGCCACCGCCCCGCTCGGCGCCATGCTCGACGACCTGCGGCAGCGGGCCGAGGAGCGCGAGGTGGACCTCGAGCTCCGCCGCGGCTTCCGCGACGTGCACGACCACGTCATCCGCGTCGCCGAGCGCGCCGACGCGTTCCGCACGCTGCTGCAGAACGCGCTCACCGTGCACACGACCCTCGTCGGCCAGCGGCAGAACGACGAGATGAAGAGGCTGACCGAGACGAGCCTCGCCCAGAACGACCAGGTCAAGCGGATCTCCTCCTGGGCCGCGATCCTGTTCGCGCCGACGCTCGTGGGCACCGTCTACGGCATGAACTTCGTGAACATGCCGGAGCTGAAGTGGACCTACGGGTACCCGCTCGCGATCGGGCTGATGGTCGTCATGGGCGGCATCCTCTACGCGGCCTTCCGCAAGCGCGGCTGGATCTGA
- a CDS encoding PAC2 family protein, producing MADAERFVSGRLLVVAFEGWNDAGEAASGAVRALKELLDLEAVSSVDPEDYFDFQFNRPTIGFAEDGTRELEWPGATLYGPKDPRRPAQDLAADAQLGVSGDNGGSIHLLLGVEPSRHWTAFTAEVLDAARAAGVEGVVLLGALLADVPHTRPISVYSTSENAAVRTELGIERSTYEGPVGILSIIAQRAEDMGMPTVSLWASVPHYVHSAPSPKATLALIDKLEEMVDVVIPRGDLIQEAATWEAGIDQLAGEDEDMASYIQQLEQARDTVDSPEASGEAIAQEFERYLRRGDGPRGRGDDRPEEPWRPKDPKDPKDQ from the coding sequence GTGGCGGATGCCGAGAGGTTCGTGAGCGGACGACTGCTGGTCGTCGCCTTCGAGGGCTGGAACGACGCGGGCGAGGCCGCCAGCGGAGCGGTCCGGGCGCTCAAGGAGCTGCTCGACCTCGAGGCGGTGTCGTCGGTGGATCCCGAGGACTACTTCGACTTCCAGTTCAACCGCCCCACCATCGGCTTCGCGGAGGACGGCACCCGCGAGCTCGAGTGGCCGGGCGCCACGCTCTACGGCCCGAAGGACCCGCGGCGCCCCGCGCAGGACCTGGCCGCCGACGCGCAGCTCGGCGTGAGCGGCGACAACGGCGGCAGCATCCACCTCCTCCTCGGCGTCGAGCCGTCGCGGCACTGGACGGCGTTCACCGCCGAGGTGCTGGACGCCGCGCGGGCCGCGGGCGTCGAGGGCGTGGTCCTCCTCGGCGCGCTGCTGGCCGACGTGCCGCACACGCGCCCCATCTCCGTCTACTCGACGAGCGAGAACGCGGCCGTCCGCACCGAGCTCGGCATCGAGCGGAGCACCTACGAGGGCCCGGTCGGGATCCTCAGCATCATCGCCCAGCGCGCCGAGGACATGGGCATGCCCACGGTCTCGCTCTGGGCCTCCGTGCCGCACTACGTGCACAGCGCGCCGTCGCCCAAGGCCACGCTCGCGCTCATCGACAAGCTGGAGGAGATGGTCGACGTGGTGATCCCGCGCGGCGACCTCATCCAGGAGGCCGCGACGTGGGAGGCCGGCATCGACCAGCTCGCGGGCGAGGACGAGGACATGGCGTCCTACATCCAGCAGCTCGAGCAGGCCCGGGACACCGTCGACTCCCCCGAGGCGAGCGGCGAGGCCATCGCGCAGGAGTTCGAGAGGTACCTCCGCCGGGGCGACGGTCCGCGCGGGCGCGGCGACGACCGGCCCGAGGAGCCGTGGCGGCCGAAGGACCCCAAGGACCCCAAGGACCAGTAG
- a CDS encoding NAD-dependent epimerase/dehydratase family protein: MRVVVIGATGHIGTFLVPRLVDSGHDVVAVSRGTREPYRASPLWDRVERVRVDRDAEDAAGTFADRIADLAPEVVVDLVCFTPESARHLVEGLRGRVRHLVHIGSIWTHGLSTSLPLREDDAKEPFGEYGVAKAEIERYLIAESRSGGLPSTVVHPGHISGGGWPVITPLGNLDPAVWAALAAGDRLVVPGSGSETMHHVHADDVAQVVQLAIANRETSVGESFHAVSDRALSVRGFARAAAAWFGREPELEHVDWDAFRARTDAEHADASWEHLSRSHVASIDKARDVLGYAPRYTSEEAAREAVEWMVRAGELDVPLPR, from the coding sequence ATGCGCGTCGTCGTCATCGGAGCCACCGGCCACATCGGGACCTTCCTCGTCCCCCGCCTCGTCGACTCCGGCCACGACGTCGTCGCCGTCAGCCGCGGCACCCGCGAGCCCTACCGCGCGTCGCCCCTGTGGGACCGCGTGGAGCGCGTGCGGGTCGACCGGGACGCGGAGGACGCGGCCGGCACCTTCGCCGACCGGATCGCGGACCTCGCCCCCGAGGTCGTCGTCGACCTCGTCTGCTTCACGCCGGAGTCGGCGCGCCACCTCGTCGAGGGGCTGCGCGGACGCGTGCGCCACCTGGTGCACATCGGCAGCATCTGGACCCACGGTCTCAGCACGTCCCTGCCGCTGCGCGAGGACGACGCGAAGGAGCCGTTCGGCGAGTACGGCGTCGCCAAGGCGGAGATCGAGCGCTACCTCATCGCGGAGTCGCGCTCCGGCGGCCTGCCGTCCACGGTCGTGCACCCCGGCCACATCAGCGGGGGCGGCTGGCCCGTGATCACGCCGCTCGGCAACCTCGACCCTGCCGTCTGGGCCGCGCTCGCCGCGGGCGACCGGCTCGTCGTCCCCGGGTCCGGCAGCGAGACCATGCACCACGTGCATGCGGACGACGTCGCGCAGGTGGTCCAGCTGGCGATCGCCAACCGCGAGACCAGCGTGGGCGAGAGCTTCCACGCCGTCTCCGACCGGGCGCTGTCGGTGCGCGGGTTCGCGCGCGCGGCCGCCGCCTGGTTCGGCCGCGAGCCCGAGCTCGAGCACGTCGACTGGGACGCGTTCCGCGCGCGGACGGACGCCGAGCACGCCGACGCCAGCTGGGAGCACCTCAGCCGCAGCCACGTCGCGAGCATCGACAAGGCGCGCGACGTGCTCGGCTACGCGCCCCGCTACACCAGCGAGGAGGCGGCCCGTGAGGCCGTCGAGTGGATGGTGCGCGCGGGCGAGCTGGACGTGCCCCTCCCCCGCTGA
- a CDS encoding ABC transporter permease, with the protein MWDFLSSRADQIAFSAWQHLSLVVQCLLLATVIAVVIAALVYRSRPLSSLANSVSAIGLTLPAFALVGLLIAPLGFGVAPAVAVVTFFAVLPILRNAVVGLTGIDPAVVESARGIGMGRLRTLLRVELPLAWPVILGGIRVSAQMVMGIAAVAAYVLGPGLGGFIFSGLSRLGGANATESVVTGVVGVVLLALLLDLVLVGIGRLTTPRGIRV; encoded by the coding sequence ATGTGGGACTTCCTGTCCTCCCGCGCCGACCAGATCGCGTTCTCCGCGTGGCAGCACCTCAGCCTCGTGGTGCAGTGCCTCCTGCTCGCCACCGTGATCGCCGTGGTGATCGCGGCGCTCGTGTACCGCAGCCGACCGCTCAGCTCGCTGGCCAACAGCGTCTCCGCGATCGGCCTCACGCTCCCGGCGTTCGCGCTCGTGGGGCTGCTCATCGCCCCGCTCGGCTTCGGCGTCGCCCCCGCCGTCGCGGTCGTGACGTTCTTCGCCGTGCTGCCCATCCTCCGGAACGCGGTGGTGGGGCTCACGGGGATCGACCCGGCCGTCGTGGAGTCGGCGCGCGGGATCGGCATGGGCCGTCTCCGCACGCTGCTGCGCGTGGAGCTCCCGCTCGCCTGGCCCGTGATCCTCGGCGGCATCCGCGTGTCGGCCCAGATGGTCATGGGCATCGCCGCGGTCGCCGCCTACGTGCTCGGCCCCGGGCTCGGCGGCTTCATCTTCTCCGGGCTCTCCCGGCTCGGCGGCGCCAACGCGACGGAGTCCGTCGTCACGGGCGTCGTCGGCGTCGTCCTGCTCGCCCTCCTGCTCGACCTCGTCCTCGTCGGCATCGGCCGGCTCACCACCCCGAGAGGCATCCGTGTCTGA
- a CDS encoding J domain-containing protein, producing MPVPSRDADAYAVLGVDGSASQDEIRRAYRRRVRSAHPDMGGSAAEFQAVRDAFEAVGDPEARARYERALREAPVADEPVGRAHPAHPTSTAGPAWDPASRRGRPGAPRQRPAARTRSFGHPGGFARLRYLALVREWLADPAEPSVPAEPVPPRGGPALSDRPEPYVRRARAIAPPVAAVLLALVVLVSGLGAIAVVVGLVVGAVAGLAAAGPAGRAWHRAEEPRRRAAERLQEDVLAHERAVRAYPDLMAAYSARLARLEGLRRRFEADAYAPDLVAEVPVAAADALRAAVAQEETARELMELGPSYAFWNGVSVPRSGDAIDHLVLGPQGLVAVESVPAGSAAATDPAARDAALRGLDARARALAREMEVPVVGLVLSLPSGVLGAAPVVLHAADDPAAFPAYAVARTLLADHVAAGLPGLTAMDPERLLAVRTRLVLDARFV from the coding sequence ATGCCCGTCCCGTCGCGCGATGCCGACGCGTACGCCGTGCTGGGCGTGGACGGGTCCGCGTCGCAGGACGAGATCCGGCGCGCCTATCGCCGTCGCGTCCGCTCCGCGCACCCCGACATGGGCGGCAGCGCCGCCGAGTTCCAGGCCGTCCGCGACGCCTTCGAGGCCGTGGGCGATCCCGAGGCCCGCGCCCGCTACGAGCGCGCGCTCCGCGAGGCGCCGGTGGCGGACGAGCCCGTCGGCCGCGCGCACCCCGCCCACCCGACCTCGACCGCCGGTCCCGCGTGGGATCCCGCCTCCCGTCGCGGCCGCCCCGGTGCGCCCCGGCAGCGTCCCGCGGCGCGCACCCGCAGCTTCGGCCACCCCGGCGGCTTCGCCCGGCTCCGCTACCTCGCCCTCGTGCGCGAGTGGCTGGCGGATCCCGCCGAGCCGTCGGTGCCCGCCGAGCCCGTCCCGCCGCGCGGGGGACCTGCCCTCTCCGACCGGCCGGAGCCCTACGTCCGGCGGGCGCGCGCGATCGCGCCTCCCGTCGCGGCCGTGCTGCTGGCGCTCGTGGTCCTCGTCTCCGGCCTGGGCGCGATCGCCGTCGTCGTCGGGCTCGTCGTGGGCGCCGTCGCAGGGCTCGCGGCCGCCGGTCCCGCCGGTCGCGCCTGGCACCGCGCCGAGGAGCCGCGCCGGCGGGCGGCGGAGCGGCTCCAGGAGGACGTCCTCGCGCACGAGCGCGCCGTCCGCGCCTACCCGGACCTCATGGCCGCGTACAGCGCGCGCCTCGCCCGCCTGGAGGGCCTCCGCCGTCGCTTCGAGGCGGACGCCTACGCGCCGGACCTCGTCGCCGAGGTGCCCGTCGCGGCCGCCGACGCCCTGCGTGCCGCCGTGGCGCAGGAGGAGACCGCGCGCGAGCTCATGGAGCTCGGCCCGTCGTACGCGTTCTGGAACGGCGTGTCCGTGCCGCGCTCGGGTGACGCGATCGACCACCTCGTCCTGGGCCCGCAGGGGCTCGTCGCGGTCGAGTCCGTGCCCGCGGGATCCGCCGCCGCGACCGACCCCGCCGCCCGCGACGCCGCGCTCCGCGGCCTCGACGCCCGCGCCCGGGCGCTCGCGCGGGAGATGGAGGTGCCCGTCGTCGGCCTCGTGCTGTCGCTGCCCTCCGGGGTCCTCGGGGCCGCGCCCGTGGTGCTGCACGCGGCCGACGACCCGGCCGCGTTCCCGGCGTACGCGGTGGCGCGCACGCTCCTCGCCGACCACGTGGCCGCGGGGCTCCCCGGCCTCACCGCGATGGATCCGGAGCGCCTCCTCGCCGTGCGCACGCGCCTGGTGCTCGACGCGCGCTTCGTCTGA
- a CDS encoding undecaprenyl-diphosphate phosphatase: MSYLEAIILGLVQGLTEFLPISSSAHLRIAGLFMGGDPGATFTAITQLGTELAVVVFFRKRIGKVLSAWFRSLRGGMPKGDPDVRMGWLVIIGTIPIGIAGYLFQDTIRSTFRSLWIVAIVLIVFGILLGLADRYSRSDRTEKDMTYGHGVSIGIAQALALVPGVSRSGATTTAARAFGYARPVAAEYSFLLAVPAVFGSGLYELVKSFDETGQAGAGQTAVATLIAFVVGLAVIAGLMRYISTRTFMPFVVYRVALGVVLLVLLGTGAIAA, encoded by the coding sequence TTGAGCTATCTCGAGGCGATCATCCTGGGCCTCGTCCAGGGCCTGACCGAGTTCCTCCCCATCTCCTCGAGCGCGCACCTCCGCATCGCCGGGCTCTTCATGGGCGGCGACCCGGGTGCCACGTTCACCGCCATCACGCAGCTCGGCACCGAGCTCGCGGTCGTGGTCTTCTTCCGCAAGCGCATCGGCAAGGTCCTCTCGGCGTGGTTCCGCTCGCTCCGCGGCGGCATGCCCAAGGGCGACCCGGACGTGCGCATGGGCTGGCTCGTCATCATCGGCACCATCCCCATCGGCATCGCCGGCTACCTGTTCCAGGACACGATCCGCTCCACGTTCCGCTCGCTCTGGATCGTCGCGATCGTGCTCATCGTGTTCGGCATCCTGCTGGGCCTCGCCGACCGCTACAGCCGCAGCGACCGGACCGAGAAGGACATGACCTACGGGCACGGCGTGAGCATCGGCATCGCGCAGGCGCTCGCGCTCGTCCCCGGCGTCTCGCGCTCGGGTGCCACGACCACCGCGGCGCGCGCGTTCGGCTACGCCCGGCCCGTCGCCGCCGAGTACTCGTTCCTCCTCGCCGTGCCCGCGGTGTTCGGCAGCGGCCTCTACGAGCTCGTGAAGAGCTTCGACGAGACGGGCCAGGCGGGCGCCGGGCAGACCGCGGTCGCGACGCTCATCGCGTTCGTCGTCGGCCTCGCCGTCATCGCGGGCCTCATGCGCTACATCTCGACGCGCACCTTCATGCCCTTCGTCGTCTACCGCGTCGCCCTCGGCGTCGTGCTGCTGGTGCTGCTGGGCACCGGCGCGATCGCGGCCTGA
- a CDS encoding tRNA (adenine-N1)-methyltransferase: MTVDAAAARFSGPFRAGDRVQLTGPKGRLNTILLEPGKVFHTHRGMIDHDDLIGLPDGSVVTNSAGVECLALRPLLSDVVMSMPRGAAIIYPKDAAQILGLADVFPGATVVEAGVGSGALSMWLLRALGPTGTLLSFERREEFADVARGNVSSYFGHSPENWSITLGDLADALPTVTEPHSVDRVVLDMLAPWECVDAVAEALTPGGVLLCYVATVTQLSRVAEALRDTGLFTNPDASETMIRGWHVEGLAVRPEHRMIGHTGFLITARRLAPGSVLPQLKRRASKSDFSDEDMEAWTPGALGERRVSDKVLRKRVRVAEHGAQLAGARDAAESGDAGDADDTSDAPEPTEPTA; the protein is encoded by the coding sequence ATGACCGTCGACGCCGCGGCCGCGCGCTTCAGCGGCCCCTTCCGCGCGGGCGACCGCGTGCAGCTCACCGGTCCCAAGGGCCGCCTCAACACGATCCTGCTCGAGCCGGGCAAGGTGTTCCACACCCACCGCGGCATGATCGACCACGACGACCTCATCGGCCTGCCCGACGGCAGCGTCGTCACCAACAGCGCGGGCGTCGAGTGCCTCGCGCTCCGCCCGCTGCTCTCGGACGTCGTCATGTCGATGCCGCGCGGCGCGGCGATCATTTACCCGAAGGACGCCGCGCAGATCCTCGGCCTCGCCGACGTCTTCCCCGGCGCCACGGTCGTGGAGGCGGGCGTGGGATCCGGCGCGCTCTCCATGTGGCTTCTGCGCGCCCTCGGCCCCACCGGCACGCTCCTCTCCTTCGAGCGCCGCGAGGAGTTCGCCGATGTGGCCCGCGGCAACGTCTCGAGCTACTTCGGGCACAGCCCGGAGAACTGGTCCATCACGCTCGGCGACCTGGCGGACGCGCTGCCGACCGTCACCGAGCCGCACTCGGTCGACCGGGTCGTGCTCGACATGCTCGCCCCGTGGGAGTGCGTCGACGCGGTCGCCGAGGCGCTCACGCCCGGCGGCGTCCTGCTCTGCTACGTCGCCACCGTCACGCAGCTGTCCCGCGTCGCCGAGGCGCTCCGCGACACCGGCCTCTTCACCAACCCCGACGCGAGCGAGACCATGATCCGCGGCTGGCACGTGGAGGGCCTCGCGGTCCGCCCCGAGCACCGCATGATCGGGCACACCGGCTTCCTCATCACCGCCCGCCGCCTCGCACCCGGATCCGTCCTGCCGCAGCTCAAGCGCCGTGCGTCGAAGTCGGACTTCAGCGACGAGGACATGGAGGCCTGGACCCCCGGGGCGCTCGGCGAGCGCCGCGTCAGCGACAAGGTCCTCCGCAAGCGCGTCCGGGTCGCCGAGCACGGGGCGCAGCTCGCCGGCGCGCGGGACGCGGCGGAGTCCGGCGACGCGGGCGACGCCGACGACACGTCGGATGCGCCGGAGCCCACCGAGCCCACCGCCTAG
- a CDS encoding M20/M25/M40 family metallo-hydrolase, with protein MTDTLPDDLDATARIARDLIRFDTTNHGEGRSEGETEAAEYVEQHLKDLGLQPELIDAAPGRTSVLARIPGRNRDKPALVVHGHLDVVPADPANWSVDPFAGVIKDGMLWGRGAVDMKNMDAMMITALQEIITSGRAPERDLIMGFFSDEEAGGVLGSAYVVENRPDWFEGATEAISEVGGYSIDLAGKRAYLLQTGEKALVWIRLVATGTAGHGSQVNRDNAVTRLAGAVARIGMEEWPVHLTDTTRQLLDEIARIVGADPKQVTPDDLAIATGTASKFIAATLRTTTNPTLLHAGYKHNVIPDTAEALVDIRVLPGEEDAVLARVRELAGEGVEVRIVHQDVGLENPFAGPLVDAMVATLGAHDPEAEVLPYMLSGGTDNKALSLLGITGYGFAPLKLPASMDFPAMFHGVDERVPLDALVFGRQVLRDLLLNY; from the coding sequence ATGACCGACACGCTGCCCGACGACCTCGACGCCACCGCCCGGATCGCCCGCGACCTCATCCGGTTCGACACGACCAACCACGGCGAGGGCCGGTCGGAGGGGGAGACGGAGGCCGCCGAGTACGTCGAGCAGCATCTCAAGGACCTGGGGCTGCAGCCCGAGCTGATCGACGCCGCGCCCGGACGCACCAGCGTCCTCGCGCGCATCCCGGGCCGCAACCGCGACAAGCCCGCCCTCGTCGTGCACGGCCACCTCGACGTGGTCCCCGCCGACCCCGCGAACTGGTCCGTCGACCCGTTCGCCGGCGTCATCAAGGACGGCATGCTCTGGGGCCGCGGCGCCGTGGACATGAAGAACATGGACGCGATGATGATCACCGCGCTGCAGGAGATCATCACGTCCGGCCGCGCCCCCGAGCGCGACCTCATCATGGGCTTCTTCTCCGACGAGGAGGCCGGCGGCGTGCTCGGCTCCGCCTACGTCGTCGAGAACCGCCCGGACTGGTTCGAGGGCGCGACCGAGGCCATCAGCGAGGTCGGCGGCTACTCCATCGACCTCGCCGGCAAGCGGGCGTACCTGCTGCAGACGGGGGAGAAGGCCCTCGTCTGGATCCGCCTGGTCGCCACCGGCACCGCCGGCCACGGCTCGCAGGTCAACCGCGACAACGCGGTCACCCGTCTCGCGGGCGCGGTCGCGCGGATCGGCATGGAGGAGTGGCCCGTCCACCTCACGGACACGACGCGTCAGCTGCTCGACGAGATCGCCCGGATCGTCGGGGCCGACCCGAAGCAGGTGACCCCGGACGACCTCGCGATCGCCACCGGCACGGCGTCGAAGTTCATCGCGGCGACGCTCCGCACCACCACGAACCCGACGCTCCTGCACGCCGGCTACAAGCACAACGTGATCCCCGACACGGCCGAGGCGCTCGTCGACATCCGGGTGCTCCCCGGCGAGGAGGACGCCGTGCTGGCGCGGGTCCGCGAGCTCGCGGGCGAGGGCGTCGAGGTGCGCATCGTGCACCAGGACGTCGGCCTGGAGAACCCGTTCGCCGGACCGCTCGTCGACGCCATGGTCGCGACCCTCGGCGCGCACGACCCCGAGGCCGAGGTGCTGCCCTACATGCTCTCCGGCGGCACGGACAACAAGGCCCTCAGCCTCCTCGGGATCACCGGCTACGGCTTCGCGCCGCTCAAGCTGCCCGCCTCGATGGACTTCCCGGCGATGTTCCACGGCGTCGACGAGCGGGTCCCGCTCGACGCACTAGTCTTCGGGAGGCAGGTCCTCCGCGACCTCCTCCTGAACTACTAG